Proteins encoded in a region of the Anopheles ziemanni chromosome 2, idAnoZiCoDA_A2_x.2, whole genome shotgun sequence genome:
- the LOC131280943 gene encoding probable deoxyhypusine synthase, with protein sequence MDPSAEPAVAKEAVLQESTTLPQDTPTIRGYDWNDGYNYEKLFSTYVRSGFQATNLGKAIEEVNKMIAARRIPLPEDKLDAYEEDEFIRRRSSCTIFLGYTSNMVSAGVRETIRFLAQHRLIDCIVTTAGGVEEDLIKCLAPTYLGSFELDGRELRERGINRIGNLLVPNDNYCKFENWVTPLLDEMLEEQKSKGTLWTPSKVIARLGERIEDESSIYYWAAKNRIPVFSPALTDGSLGDMMYFHSFRNPGLVVDIVSDLRRLNTMAVKAVNSGIIIVGGGVIKHHICNANLMRNGADFSVFINTASEYDGSDSGARPDEAVSWGKIKKDATPVKVYAEASLVFPILVGETFVKDHFRKD encoded by the exons ATGGATCCATCTGCAGAACCTGCTGTAGCAAAGGAAGCAGTACTCCAGGAGAGTACAACTTTGCCGCAGGACACACCGACGATTCGTGGCTACGATTGGAACGATGGATACAACTATGAGAAACTGTTTAGCACGTACGTGAGAAGCGGATTCCAGGCAACGAACCTGGGGAAAGCAATAGAGGAAGTGAATAAGATG ATTGCAGCTCGTCGGATACCGCTTCCAGAAGATAAACTGGACGCTTACGAAGAAGATGAGTTTATACGGCGACGATCGAGCTGTACCATTTTTCTCGGCTATACCTCAAACATGGTATCGGCGGGGGTGCGAGAAACGATTCGCTTTTTAGCACAACACCGGCTGATCGATTGCATTGTCACGACTGCGGGCGGAGTCGAGGAGGATTTGATAAAATGTCTAGCACCAACGTACTTGGGATCATTCGAACTGGATGGAAGAGAACTACGCGAACGCGGCATCAATCGAATAGGAAATTTACTGGTACCAAACGATAACTACTGCAAGTTCGAAAACTGGGTGACACCACTCCTTGATGAAATGTTGGAGGAGCAAAAAAGCAAAGGTACGCTGTGGACGCCATCCAAAGTGATCGCTAGGTTGGGTGAAAGAATCGAGGATGAATCGTCCATTTACTACTGGGCGGCCAAAAATCGCATACCAGTATTCAGTCCAGCCCTTACCGATGGAAGTCTCGGCGATATGATGTACTTTCATTCCTTCCGCAACCCTGGGCTGGTGGTAGACATTGTATCGGATTTGCGACGGCTGAACACGATGGCCGTAAAGGCGGTCAATTCGGGGATTATCATCGTCGGCGGAGGGGTCATAAAGCATCACATTTGCAACGCAAATCTGATGCGTAATGGTGCGGATTTTTCGGTCTTCATCAACACTGCCTCCGAGTACGATGGCAGTGATAGCGGTGCACGACCGGACGAGGCCGTTTCTTGGGGTAAAATCAAAAAGGATGCTACTCCGGTGAAAGTGTACGCGGAAGCCAGCTTAGTCTTTCCGATATTGGTAGGCGAAACGTTTGTCAAAGATCATTTTcgtaaagattaa